From a region of the Archocentrus centrarchus isolate MPI-CPG fArcCen1 chromosome 18, fArcCen1, whole genome shotgun sequence genome:
- the LOC115796704 gene encoding myelin-oligodendrocyte glycoprotein-like isoform X2, whose amino-acid sequence MSVSSSLYKHSSSSSLWTFILCSAFSVWTPVQGEVLVIGSNLPIIAAPGDDVILPCHLEPLFDVRGLTVEWSQPDLKPDPSDRLSLVEYVHLYRDRKEVPDMKLASYFRRTELFMDDLKHGNISLKILNVSEEDSGRYRCFIPKLLSRVKAAIVQLVVDPNFTKTSKMETQLHPRNYQTPNPQDITPGSACQSRLSKVSVVISALAACFSHHSSLCI is encoded by the exons ATGTCTGTGAGCAGCTCGCTTTATAAGCactcttcctcttcatcactgTGGACTTTTATCCTGTGCTCAGCTTTCAGCGTCTGGACTCCGGTTCAAG GTGAGGTTCTGGTGATTGGTTCAAATCTTCCAATCATCGCTGCTCCTGGTGATGATGTGATCCTGCCGTGCCACCTGGAGCCCTTGTTTGATGTTCGGGGTCTGACGGTGGAGTGGTCCCAACCCGACCTGAAGCCCGACCCGTCAGACCGGCTGAGCCTAGTCGAGTACGTTCACCTGTACAGGGACAGGAAGGAGGTCCCCGACATGAAGCTGGCATCGTACTTCAGGAGGACGGAGCTGTTCATGGACGACCTGAAACACGGGAACATTTCACTGAAGATCCTGAACGTGTCGGAGGAAGACAGCGGCAGATACAGATGTTTCATCCCGAAGCTGCTTAGCAGAGTGAAGGCCGCCATCGTTCAGCTCGTAGTTG ATCCAAACTTCACTAAAACATCAAAGATGGAGACGCAGCTGCATCCCAGAAACTACCAAACTCCAAATCCACAAGACATAACTCCAGGAAGCG CGTGTCAGTCCAGGCTCTCTAAGGTCAGCGTTGTCATATCGGCTCTTGCTGCTTGTTTCTCTCACCACTCATCACTTTGCATCTGA
- the LOC115796704 gene encoding CD276 antigen-like isoform X1: MSVSSSLYKHSSSSSLWTFILCSAFSVWTPVQGEVLVIGSNLPIIAAPGDDVILPCHLEPLFDVRGLTVEWSQPDLKPDPSDRLSLVEYVHLYRDRKEVPDMKLASYFRRTELFMDDLKHGNISLKILNVSEEDSGRYRCFIPKLLSRVKAAIVQLVVDPNFTKTSKMETQLHPRNYQTPNPQDITPGSALSCGCCHTLEGLPGKHQPMKEPWVKTDGHHDWLRSP, encoded by the exons ATGTCTGTGAGCAGCTCGCTTTATAAGCactcttcctcttcatcactgTGGACTTTTATCCTGTGCTCAGCTTTCAGCGTCTGGACTCCGGTTCAAG GTGAGGTTCTGGTGATTGGTTCAAATCTTCCAATCATCGCTGCTCCTGGTGATGATGTGATCCTGCCGTGCCACCTGGAGCCCTTGTTTGATGTTCGGGGTCTGACGGTGGAGTGGTCCCAACCCGACCTGAAGCCCGACCCGTCAGACCGGCTGAGCCTAGTCGAGTACGTTCACCTGTACAGGGACAGGAAGGAGGTCCCCGACATGAAGCTGGCATCGTACTTCAGGAGGACGGAGCTGTTCATGGACGACCTGAAACACGGGAACATTTCACTGAAGATCCTGAACGTGTCGGAGGAAGACAGCGGCAGATACAGATGTTTCATCCCGAAGCTGCTTAGCAGAGTGAAGGCCGCCATCGTTCAGCTCGTAGTTG ATCCAAACTTCACTAAAACATCAAAGATGGAGACGCAGCTGCATCCCAGAAACTACCAAACTCCAAATCCACAAGACATAACTCCAGGAAGCG cTCTCAGCTGTGGCTGCTGTCACACACTGGAGGGTCTGCCTGGAAAACATCAACCAATGAAGGAACCCTGGGTCAAAACTGATGGACACCATGACTGGTTAAGGTCACCTTAA
- the LOC115796703 gene encoding myelin-oligodendrocyte glycoprotein-like isoform X1 — translation MSVGSSLSTDSSPLWAFLLCSAFSVRTLVQGEVLVIGSNLPIIAAPGDDVILPCHLEPLFDVRGLTVEWSQPDLKPDPSDRLSRVEYVHLYRDRKEVPDMKLASYFRRTELFMDDLKHGNISLKILNVSEEDSGRYRCFIPKLRSSVKAAIVQLVVDPNFAKTSTTETLLDPAILQTPDPRDTTSGNAGRSRVSAVIVVVAFISVAALAAYFCLRRKQNKYPNDGIQSQP, via the exons ATGTCTGTGGGCAGCTCGCTCTCTACGGACTCGTCCCCACTGTGGGCTTTTCTCCTGTGCTCAGCTTTCAGCGTCCGGACTCTGGTTCAAG GTGAGGTTCTGGTGATTGGTTCAAATCTTCCAATCATCGCTGCTCCGGGTGATGATGTGATCCTGCCGTGCCACCTGGAGCCCTTGTTTGATGTTCGGGGTCTGACGGTGGAGTGGTCCCAACCCGACCTGAAGCCCGACCCGTCAGACCGGCTGAGCCGAGTCGAGTACGTTCACCTGTACAGGGACAGGAAGGAGGTCCCCGACATGAAGCTGGCATCGTACTTCAGGAGGACGGAGCTGTTCATGGACGACCTGAAACACGGGAACATTTCACTGAAGATCCTGAACGTGTCGGAGGAAGACAGCGGCAGATACAGATGTTTCATCCCGAAGCTGCGGAGCAGCGTGAAGGCCGCCATCGTTCAGCTCGTAGTTG ATCCAAACTTTGCTAAAACCTCAACAACAGAGACTCTGCTGGATCCCGCGATCCTCCAAACTCCAGATCCTCGAGACACGACATCAGGAAATG CAGGTCGGTCCAGGGTCTCTGCGGTCATCGTTGTCGTCGCCTTCATATCCGTCGCTGCTCTCGCTGCATATTTCTGCCTTCGTCGGAAACAAAAT AAGTATCCAAATGATGGGATCCAAAGTCAACCATAA
- the LOC115796703 gene encoding myelin-oligodendrocyte glycoprotein-like isoform X2, protein MSVGSSLSTDSSPLWAFLLCSAFSVRTLVQGEVLVIGSNLPIIAAPGDDVILPCHLEPLFDVRGLTVEWSQPDLKPDPSDRLSRVEYVHLYRDRKEVPDMKLASYFRRTELFMDDLKHGNISLKILNVSEEDSGRYRCFIPKLRSSVKAAIVQLVVDPNFAKTSTTETLLDPAILQTPDPRDTTSGNGRSRVSAVIVVVAFISVAALAAYFCLRRKQNKYPNDGIQSQP, encoded by the exons ATGTCTGTGGGCAGCTCGCTCTCTACGGACTCGTCCCCACTGTGGGCTTTTCTCCTGTGCTCAGCTTTCAGCGTCCGGACTCTGGTTCAAG GTGAGGTTCTGGTGATTGGTTCAAATCTTCCAATCATCGCTGCTCCGGGTGATGATGTGATCCTGCCGTGCCACCTGGAGCCCTTGTTTGATGTTCGGGGTCTGACGGTGGAGTGGTCCCAACCCGACCTGAAGCCCGACCCGTCAGACCGGCTGAGCCGAGTCGAGTACGTTCACCTGTACAGGGACAGGAAGGAGGTCCCCGACATGAAGCTGGCATCGTACTTCAGGAGGACGGAGCTGTTCATGGACGACCTGAAACACGGGAACATTTCACTGAAGATCCTGAACGTGTCGGAGGAAGACAGCGGCAGATACAGATGTTTCATCCCGAAGCTGCGGAGCAGCGTGAAGGCCGCCATCGTTCAGCTCGTAGTTG ATCCAAACTTTGCTAAAACCTCAACAACAGAGACTCTGCTGGATCCCGCGATCCTCCAAACTCCAGATCCTCGAGACACGACATCAGGAAATG GTCGGTCCAGGGTCTCTGCGGTCATCGTTGTCGTCGCCTTCATATCCGTCGCTGCTCTCGCTGCATATTTCTGCCTTCGTCGGAAACAAAAT AAGTATCCAAATGATGGGATCCAAAGTCAACCATAA
- the LOC115796981 gene encoding myelin-oligodendrocyte glycoprotein-like: MCEVLVIGSNLPIIAAPGDDVILPCHLEPMFDVRGLTVEWSKPDLKPDPSDRLRRVEYDHLYRDRKEVPDMKLASYFRRTELFMDDLKHGNISLKILNVSEEDSGRYRCFIPKLRSRVKAAIVQLVVDSNFTKTSTTETPLHPRNLQTPDYQDVSPRDGLSTASVVVIVVAFISVAAFVAYFSHRLHLKLNSLQVGDSNQQHRDPS, from the exons atgt GTGAGGTTCTGGTGATTGGTTCAAATCTTCCAATCATCGCTGCTCCGGGTGATGATGTGATCCTGCCGTGCCACCTGGAGCCCATGTTTGATGTTCGGGGTCTGACGGTGGAGTGGTCCAAACCCGACCTGAAGCCCGACCCGTCAGACCGGCTGAGGCGAGTCGAGTACGATCACCTGTACCGGGACAGGAAGGAGGTCCCCGACATGAAGCTGGCATCGTACTTCAGGAGGACGGAGCTGTTCATGGACGACCTGAAACACGGGAACATTTCACTGAAGATCCTGAACGTGTCGGAGGAAGACAGCGGCAGATACAGATGTTTCATCCCGAAGCTGCGGAGCAGAGTGAAGGCCGCCATCGTTCAGCTCGTAGTTG attcAAACTTCACTAAAACCTCGACAACAGAGACCCCGCTGCATCCCAGAAACCTCCAAACTCCAGATTATCAGGACGTGAGTCCAAGAGATG GTCTGTCCACAGCCTCTGTGGTTGTCATTGTCGTTGCCTTCATATCAGTCGCTGCTTTTGTTGCATATTTTTCTCACCGCCTTCATCTGAAACTAAAT TCTTTACAGGTTGGGGATTCAAACCAGCAGCACCGAGATCCATCATAA